A part of Pseudomonas sp. HR96 genomic DNA contains:
- a CDS encoding DedA family protein, protein MEFHPLDLILHLDVYLDMLVRNYGLWIYAILFLVIFCETGLVVTPFLPGDSLLFIAGAVAAGGGMDPWLLGGLLMLAAILGDSTNYVIGRTAGDKLFSNPNSKIFRRDYLDQTHAFYEHHGGKTVTLARFLPILRTFAPFVAGIGKMHYPRFLGFSVAGSVVWVAGLITLGYFFGNIPFIKKNLTLLIVFIILLSLLPMIIGLVKSRKARTA, encoded by the coding sequence ATGGAATTTCACCCTCTGGACCTGATACTGCATCTGGACGTCTACCTCGACATGCTGGTGCGCAACTATGGGCTGTGGATCTACGCCATTCTGTTCCTGGTGATCTTTTGTGAAACAGGCCTGGTGGTCACACCTTTCCTGCCAGGCGACTCTCTGCTGTTCATCGCCGGCGCCGTCGCTGCAGGCGGCGGCATGGACCCCTGGCTGCTGGGCGGCCTGTTGATGCTGGCGGCCATCCTCGGCGACAGCACCAACTACGTGATTGGCCGAACGGCCGGCGACAAGCTGTTCAGCAACCCCAACTCGAAGATCTTTCGCCGCGACTACCTCGACCAGACCCACGCGTTCTACGAGCACCACGGCGGCAAGACCGTCACCCTGGCGCGTTTCCTGCCGATCCTGCGCACCTTCGCGCCCTTCGTCGCCGGCATCGGCAAGATGCACTACCCACGCTTTCTCGGTTTCAGTGTCGCCGGCAGTGTGGTCTGGGTCGCCGGCCTGATCACCTTGGGTTATTTCTTCGGCAATATCCCGTTCATCAAGAAGAACCTGACCCTGCTGATCGTCTTCATCATCCTGCTCTCGCTGCTGCCGATGATCATCGGCCTGGTGAAAAGCCGCAAAGCCCGTACCGCCTGA
- a CDS encoding M90 family metallopeptidase: MWSLSAWRRRRTLARHPVDAQTWHGVRQHLAILDGLDEPEEQRLRERSVLFLQAKHLTCLPGVELSEQDRLLLAAQAQLPLLHLAELNWYQGFHEIILYADDFLSPQRHRDASGVEHQWDGEHSGEAWQHGPVILAWSGVLASGGWDGYNLVVHELAHKLDMLNGDANGHPPLHSDMRVQDWASAMQGAYDDLNRQLDRHPDADTTIDPYAAENPAEFFAVTSEYFFSAPDLLSATYPEVYRQLAAFYRQDPLSRLQRLQANHPQYKASE, encoded by the coding sequence GTGTGGTCGCTGAGCGCCTGGCGGCGGCGTCGCACCCTCGCCCGGCACCCGGTGGATGCGCAGACCTGGCACGGGGTACGCCAGCATCTGGCCATTCTCGACGGCCTCGACGAACCTGAGGAGCAGCGCCTGCGCGAGCGCAGTGTGCTGTTCCTGCAGGCCAAGCACCTGACGTGCCTGCCCGGCGTCGAATTGAGCGAGCAGGACCGTCTGCTGCTCGCCGCCCAGGCGCAACTGCCGCTGCTGCACCTGGCCGAGCTGAACTGGTACCAGGGCTTCCACGAGATCATCCTGTACGCCGACGACTTCCTCAGCCCGCAACGCCACCGCGACGCCAGCGGCGTGGAGCACCAGTGGGACGGCGAACACAGCGGCGAGGCCTGGCAACACGGCCCGGTGATTCTCGCCTGGTCCGGCGTGCTGGCCAGCGGCGGCTGGGACGGCTACAACCTGGTGGTTCACGAACTCGCGCACAAACTCGACATGCTCAACGGCGATGCCAACGGCCACCCGCCGCTGCACAGCGACATGCGCGTGCAAGACTGGGCCAGCGCCATGCAGGGCGCGTATGACGACCTCAATCGCCAGCTCGACCGCCACCCCGATGCCGATACCACCATCGACCCCTATGCGGCAGAGAACCCCGCGGAGTTCTTCGCCGTCACCAGCGAATATTTCTTCAGCGCTCCGGACCTGCTGTCTGCCACCTACCCCGAGGTCTACCGGCAGCTGGCAGCTTTCTACCGCCAGGATCCGCTGAGTCGATTGCAGCGCTTGCAGGCGAACCATCCCCAATACAAAGCGTCGGAGTGA
- the ppa gene encoding inorganic diphosphatase: protein MSYSKIPAGKDLPNDIYVAIEIPANHAPIKYEIDKDSDTLFVDRFMATPMFYPANYGFIPNTLADDGDPLDVLVVTPYPVAPGSVIRARPVGILHMTDDGGGDAKVLAVPHDKLSQLYVDVKEYTDLPALLLEQIKHFFENYKDLEKGKWVKIEGWGNADAARAEITKSVAAYKG from the coding sequence ATGAGCTACAGCAAGATTCCGGCTGGCAAAGACCTGCCGAACGACATCTACGTCGCCATCGAGATTCCGGCCAACCACGCGCCGATCAAATACGAGATCGACAAGGACAGCGACACCCTGTTCGTCGACCGCTTCATGGCCACCCCGATGTTCTACCCGGCCAACTACGGCTTCATCCCCAACACCCTGGCCGACGACGGCGACCCCCTCGACGTGCTGGTGGTCACCCCTTACCCGGTGGCTCCAGGTTCGGTGATCCGCGCTCGCCCGGTCGGCATCCTGCACATGACCGACGACGGCGGCGGCGATGCCAAGGTCCTGGCCGTGCCTCACGACAAGCTGTCGCAGCTGTACGTGGACGTGAAGGAATACACCGACCTGCCCGCGCTGCTGCTGGAGCAGATCAAGCACTTCTTCGAGAACTACAAGGATCTCGAGAAAGGCAAGTGGGTCAAGATCGAAGGCTGGGGCAACGCTGACGCCGCCCGCGCCGAAATCACCAAGTCGGTCGCTGCCTACAAGGGCTGA